The Shewanella japonica genome has a window encoding:
- the miaB gene encoding tRNA (N6-isopentenyl adenosine(37)-C2)-methylthiotransferase MiaB — MSKKLHIKTWGCQMNEYDSSKMADLLDDYQGYTLTEDAEEADVLLLNTCSIREKAQEKVFHQLGRWKTLKDKKPDLIIGVGGCVASQEGKAIKERAQCVDIIFGPQTLHRLPEMITQINNGDKAVIDVSFPEIEKFDRLPEPKADGPTAFVSIMEGCSKYCSFCVVPYTRGEEVSRPVDDVILEVAQLAEQGVREVNLLGQNVNAFRGPTHDDEICTFAELIRLVASIDGIDRIRFTTSHPIEFSQDIIDVYEDTPELVSFLHLPVQSGSDRILTNMKRGHMAIEYKSIIRRLRKARPDIHISSDFIIGFPGETQADFEDTMKLIEDVSFDHSFSFIYSARPGTPAADLPDDVSMEEKKQRLAILQDRITQQAMRYSRQMLGTVQRIMVEGPSVKNPMELRGRTENNRVVNFEGDPKCIGGFVDVEIVDVYTNSLRGVFVRGEDEMDLRRSLRPSDILAKHKTDDDLGVTQFTPN; from the coding sequence ATGAGTAAAAAACTGCACATAAAAACCTGGGGCTGTCAGATGAACGAGTACGATTCATCTAAAATGGCTGATTTGCTGGACGATTATCAAGGTTATACCTTGACTGAGGATGCTGAAGAAGCAGACGTACTGCTACTAAACACATGTTCAATTCGTGAAAAAGCACAGGAAAAAGTGTTTCATCAGCTTGGTCGCTGGAAAACCTTAAAAGATAAAAAACCTGATTTAATTATCGGTGTTGGCGGCTGTGTTGCGTCGCAAGAAGGTAAAGCAATTAAAGAACGTGCTCAGTGTGTTGATATTATTTTTGGCCCACAAACCTTGCACCGTCTTCCTGAAATGATTACCCAAATCAATAACGGTGATAAAGCCGTTATTGATGTGAGCTTCCCTGAAATCGAAAAGTTTGACCGTTTACCTGAGCCTAAAGCTGATGGTCCAACGGCGTTCGTGTCCATTATGGAAGGTTGCAGTAAATATTGTTCTTTCTGTGTTGTGCCATACACACGTGGTGAAGAAGTCAGCCGCCCTGTCGATGATGTGATTCTAGAAGTTGCACAACTCGCGGAGCAAGGTGTACGTGAAGTAAACCTACTTGGCCAAAACGTTAATGCATTCCGTGGTCCAACTCACGATGATGAAATCTGCACCTTTGCAGAGCTCATTCGCTTAGTAGCATCTATTGATGGCATCGATCGTATTCGCTTTACCACAAGTCACCCTATCGAGTTTTCACAAGACATTATTGATGTCTATGAAGATACACCTGAATTAGTGAGCTTCTTGCACTTACCTGTTCAGTCAGGTTCAGATCGCATCTTAACTAACATGAAACGTGGCCATATGGCGATTGAATACAAGTCAATCATCCGTCGCTTACGTAAAGCCCGTCCTGATATTCACATCAGTTCTGACTTTATTATTGGTTTCCCAGGTGAAACTCAAGCAGACTTTGAAGACACCATGAAGTTAATTGAAGATGTGAGCTTTGATCACAGCTTCAGCTTTATCTACAGTGCACGTCCTGGTACTCCAGCAGCGGACTTGCCTGATGATGTATCCATGGAAGAGAAAAAACAGCGCCTAGCGATTTTACAAGACCGTATTACTCAACAAGCGATGCGTTACAGCCGTCAAATGCTAGGTACAGTGCAACGTATTATGGTAGAAGGTCCATCTGTAAAGAATCCAATGGAGCTTCGTGGTCGTACTGAAAATAATCGTGTCGTTAACTTTGAAGGCGATCCAAAGTGCATTGGTGGCTTTGTTGATGTTGAAATCGTTGACGTTTACACGAATTCATTACGTGGCGTATTTGTCCGTGGTGAAGACGAAATGGATTTACGTCGTAGTTTACGCCCGTCAGATATTTTGGCTAAACATAAAACCGATGATGATTTAGGTGTGACTCAGTTCACTCCA
- a CDS encoding FAD-dependent monooxygenase — protein MQDAVQDTVEGSDQSQEIQHDVVIVGGGMVGAAVAVGLGQLGLNVAMIEAYQPKAYEPEQALDLRVSAISVASEQLLDRLGVMDTLLSLRHVAYKGLETWEMDDCITQFHADQIDEPHLGYFFENRLIQLCLWQQIETMDNITLYCPNSVSRFERISSSEATQVKVSLDSGAELMATLVVGADGANSQVRQWAGIGITGWDYAQSAMLINVATATEQQDVTWQQFTPHGPRSLLPLPGKNASLVWYDSRSRIKQLMQLNPVQLAEQIRQHFPERLDSDFTVIDRGSFPLTRRHAQSYYQDNVVILGDAAHTINPLAGQGVNIGFKDVDVLIATIADAIGNDKPWWTGSVLQQYQCKRYNDNLLMMSAMDAFYAGFSNNLLPLKLLRNGMLKLANHDNPIKKKVLKYALGLA, from the coding sequence ATGCAAGATGCAGTTCAAGATACGGTTGAAGGCAGTGACCAAAGTCAAGAGATTCAACATGATGTAGTGATTGTTGGTGGCGGCATGGTTGGGGCTGCTGTTGCTGTTGGCTTAGGGCAGTTAGGCTTAAATGTTGCAATGATTGAAGCTTATCAACCCAAGGCCTATGAACCAGAACAAGCGCTGGACCTTCGAGTGTCAGCAATTAGTGTCGCCTCTGAGCAATTGCTCGACCGTCTTGGTGTGATGGACACCTTATTATCATTACGTCATGTGGCATACAAAGGCTTAGAAACTTGGGAGATGGATGATTGCATCACTCAGTTTCATGCGGACCAAATAGATGAACCGCATTTAGGTTACTTTTTTGAAAATCGCTTAATTCAACTGTGTCTATGGCAACAAATTGAGACGATGGACAATATCACCTTATATTGCCCCAACAGTGTAAGTCGATTTGAACGAATTAGCTCAAGTGAAGCAACACAAGTTAAAGTCAGTCTTGATTCTGGTGCTGAGCTGATGGCAACATTGGTTGTGGGGGCCGATGGGGCTAACTCACAAGTCCGTCAGTGGGCAGGTATTGGCATTACAGGTTGGGATTATGCACAATCAGCCATGTTGATTAATGTTGCCACAGCGACTGAGCAACAAGATGTCACATGGCAACAATTTACACCTCATGGCCCACGTTCGCTTTTACCTTTACCAGGTAAAAATGCGTCATTAGTTTGGTATGACAGTCGCAGCCGAATTAAGCAATTAATGCAACTCAACCCTGTGCAACTTGCCGAACAAATCAGACAGCATTTCCCTGAGCGGTTAGATAGTGACTTTACCGTTATCGACAGAGGCAGTTTTCCATTAACACGTAGACATGCACAATCATATTATCAAGACAATGTGGTCATATTAGGTGATGCAGCACATACCATTAACCCACTTGCGGGGCAGGGGGTGAATATTGGTTTTAAAGATGTTGATGTATTGATTGCGACGATTGCTGATGCAATTGGCAACGATAAACCTTGGTGGACTGGAAGCGTGTTACAGCAATATCAGTGCAAACGTTATAACGACAATTTACTGATGATGTCTGCGATGGATGCATTTTATGCTGGTTTTAGTAATAATTTATTGCCGCTCAAATTATTAAGAAATGGCATGTTAAAGCTAGCAAACCATGACAACCCAATCAAAAAGAAAGTCCTTAAATATGCATTAGGCTTAGCATGA
- the pth gene encoding aminoacyl-tRNA hydrolase: protein MSQIKLIVGLANPGAEYAQTRHNAGAWYVQELARLCGATLVPDSKYFGLTARVTIDGKDVRLLIPTTFMNLSGKSVSALANFFRITPEQILVAHDELDMEPGVAKFKLGGGHGGHNGLKDIIAKMGNDKGFHRLRIGIGHPGDKNRVSGYVLGKAPAVDQEKMNAVIDEAVRSTEILFKQDMAKAMNRLHTFKAE, encoded by the coding sequence ATGAGTCAAATTAAACTAATTGTCGGCCTTGCAAATCCGGGCGCTGAATACGCGCAAACTCGTCATAATGCAGGTGCATGGTATGTGCAGGAACTCGCACGTTTATGTGGCGCTACTTTAGTACCTGATAGCAAATATTTTGGTTTAACCGCGAGAGTGACCATTGACGGTAAAGATGTCAGGTTATTAATTCCGACAACGTTTATGAATTTAAGCGGTAAGTCAGTGAGTGCATTAGCTAACTTTTTTAGAATTACCCCAGAGCAAATTTTAGTTGCACATGATGAGCTGGATATGGAGCCGGGAGTCGCTAAGTTCAAACTTGGTGGCGGTCACGGTGGCCATAACGGTCTAAAAGACATCATTGCGAAAATGGGCAACGATAAAGGCTTCCATCGTCTTCGTATCGGTATCGGCCATCCTGGTGATAAAAATCGTGTCAGTGGTTATGTGTTGGGTAAAGCGCCCGCAGTAGATCAAGAAAAAATGAACGCAGTAATAGATGAAGCAGTGCGTTCAACAGAGATTTTATTTAAGCAAGATATGGCGAAAGCCATGAACAGATTACATACTTTTAAAG